In Carassius carassius chromosome 46, fCarCar2.1, whole genome shotgun sequence, the following proteins share a genomic window:
- the LOC132129731 gene encoding CCN family member 1-like, whose amino-acid sequence MFAWAVIVVLIAQLCVVFSSCPATCSCPLELPKCTPGVSLVSDGCGCCKVCARQLNEDCSKTEPCDHTKGLECNFGAIHGATRGICRAKSEGRPCEYNSRIYQNGESFQPNCKHQCTCIDGAVGCIPLCPQELSLPTLGCANPRLVKVPGQCCEEWVCDDGKTRESANKLSGNDPMVDDSESDLTSKNEFISIVKAGLKSLPAFRSQPESRRFEKCIVQTTPWSQCSKTCGTGISTRITNDNGECKLVKETRICEVRPCSQSQYTSLKKGKKCNRIKKSTQPVKFSYAGCSSLKKYRVRYCGSCVDGRCCSPQQTRTIRVKFRCEDGDTFNKNVMMIESCKCTYNCGHGNDATYPFYRLFNDIHKFRD is encoded by the exons ATGTTTGCTTGGGCTGTTATCGTCGTCCTTATTGCACAGTTGTGTGTG GTCTTCTCCAGCTGCCCAGCCACATGCTCGTGCCCGCTGGAGCTTCCTAAATGCACGCCTGGAGTCAGTCTGGTCTCAGATGGCTGCGGCTGCTGCAAAGTGTGTGCCAGACAGCTGAACGAAGACTGCAGCAAGACCGAGCCGTGCGACCACACCAAAGGGCTGGAGTGCAACTTCGGGGCCATCCATGGGGCCACCAGAGGCATCTGCCGAG CCAAATCCGAGGGCAGACCTTGCGAGTACAACAGCAGGATCTACCAGAACGGAGAGAGCTTCCAGCCCAACTGCAAGCACCAGTGCACTTGCATCGATGGGGCAGTGGGCTGCATCCCGCTTTGCCCGCAAGAGCTCTCCCTGCCCACGTTGGGCTGCGCCAACCCCAGGCTGGTCAAAGTGCCAGGCCAGTGCTGCGAAGAATGGGTCTGCGATGATGGGAAGACTAGGGAATCTGCCAACAAGCTGTCTGGCAATGATCCAATGGTCGATGATTCTGAGAGCGACCTCACCAGCAAGAACGAGTTTATCTCCATCGTCAAGGCCGGACTCAAATCCTTGCCTG CATTCCGATCGCAGCCGGAATCCCGCCGGTTTGAGAAGTGCATTGTGCAGACCACTCCCTGGTCCCAATGCTCCAAGACCTGTGGCACTGGAATCTCCACCAGGATAACCAACGACAACGGCGAATGCAAGTTGGTTAAAGAGACCAGGATCTGCGAAGTCCGTCCATGCAGCCAATCGCAATACACCAGCCTCAAG aagggaaaaaaatgcaaCCGGATTAAGAAGTCCACGCAGCCGGTGAAGTTCTCCTACGCCGGATGCTCCAGCCTGAAGAAGTACCGCGTCAGATACTGTGGCTCATGCGTGGATGGTCGCTGCTGCAGTCCGCAGCAGACCCGCACCATCCGGGTCAAATTCCGCTGCGAGGATGGCGACACCTTCAACAAGAACGTCATGATGATCGAGTCCTGCAAGTGCACCTACAACTGCGGCCATGGCAATGATGCCACCTACCCTTTCTACAGACTCTTCAACGACATCCACAAATTCAGAGACTGA